Within Celeribacter marinus, the genomic segment ACACGGTCGAGGACACCGGCATCGCACTGGGTCAGGCGCTTGTCGCGGCACTTGGCGATAAAAAAGGCATCTGCCGTTACGGTCACTTTGCCTTGGCGATGGACGACACACAGGTCTCATCCGCGCTCGATTTGTCCGCGCGCCCGTTTTTGGTGTGGAATGTCGATTTTCCATCGGCCAAAATCGGAACATTCGACACGGAATTGGTCCGTGAATTCTTTCAAGCGCTATCGACCCATGGCGGTATCACACTGCATATCGACCGCGTGCATGGCCTCAACAGCCACCACATCGCCGAAGCAGCGTTCAAATCGGTTGCCCGCGCGTTACGCATGGCGGTCGAGACAGATCCACGCATGGCGCACGCCCTGCCCTCGACCAAGGGCAAGCTATAGCCTCTGATCCGGCCACAGATCACAAAAG encodes:
- the hisB gene encoding imidazoleglycerol-phosphate dehydratase HisB; its protein translation is MRTASITRTTAETEITVDINLDGTGIYDNQTGVGFFDHMLDQLSRHSLIDMTVRAKGDYHIDDHHTVEDTGIALGQALVAALGDKKGICRYGHFALAMDDTQVSSALDLSARPFLVWNVDFPSAKIGTFDTELVREFFQALSTHGGITLHIDRVHGLNSHHIAEAAFKSVARALRMAVETDPRMAHALPSTKGKL